In the Brettanomyces bruxellensis chromosome 3, complete sequence genome, ACACAAAATTGGTGATGAATTTATCTCTTGTAAGGGAAATGCTATTGCGATCAATCTCATCATTCACTAATGAGATATATTTATCGGcttctttgttttcaacCTGATAACTTAAATAACGATTTTTGCGCATCTTGCAGCCCCATCCAACCAAGGTGTATAAAATGGCCTTTTCTTTGAAGGCCATTGGTATGTATATTCTCGAGTAATAGTTGAATTCCTGTGGTAAAATAGAAAGATCGGGAAGAATCTTTTTACAGTAGTATTCAAAACAGGAAAGCTCATTATATGTCAAATCAACTGGAAGCTTTACTTGCACAGAATCAGGGATCCCACCGCTAAAACATTTCGTTTCTGAACTATatattttcgttttttgtatttcatCTGAATTTCCATCTAAACAGATAGATGGTCGAGATTCAGAATTTGGGAAGAAGTTGATAAGTAATGGATCATTATCAACGAGCATTTCCACAATATCCGGATCGAGATTGAGCAAATAATTAGGCGACTCAGATGGATCACTCGCTATGTCGGATGGAAACTGACACCTATTATTATCGTCAAGATTACATCCTGGCAGAATTTTGTTGGAACCAAATAGGCCATGCAGATTGCTTTTTGCAAGAATGTTAACCACTGTTTTACCAACAATGTCTTTTAAGCTTATAGAAGAgtatattttatctggctGTCCATTTCCAGGATGCAGAAGTAAATCTTGATCGTCAtcttttttaacttttatCGGATATTCGGATTCTGTTGCATCAAATGTGTTGCTTTTAACACCTTGTTCGATATTTGGAATATCCATACATATTTCCTTATCATCAAAACTAACGTGACGTTTGACCTTAGaatatgattttttttttactcctCCTTTCTTTGACTTCGGATCCTTATATATGCAAACTAAGTGTCTTTTCAAACAACCAGTGCAAATTGGTTTGATTTCAtcacacttttttttccgctTTCTGCAATTAAGACAACCATTCCGAGATCTTGTTGTTTTGTGCCTTGCTGACATCTTtttctgaaatttcaaCGGAGAACGTTGCATAGCAATCCTATTGaattagaaaaagaaatgctAAATCAAGCTGAGGTAAATAATTTCTAAACTTTTCTTGATCATAATTTTGGTCTCCATAGTGGTCGGTTTGGAAAACGTAATTTTTTGAGTGAGTATTTCTACTGATACCGAGGAAAAACTAAACAAGGTGATTTCAGTGAAGTCAGATAAAATTAGCACCTGCTAcaagtgaaaaagaatattagAGGTTACACAGTTCGGCACAATATTTATGAGGGATGAAGAAGTGGGGAAACATagtttaaataaaaaatagtaataaCGGATCTTCTGgacccttttttttctgtccaaattcaaaatttaagCACATTTTGGACAGGCACATGACAATATGCAACATTTGTGAAGGAGGAGGCTTCGATGATTAattacaaataaaaattaatcgAAAAATAAGTCTATGAAATGAATAACAATCGCTGGTTCTATGCATAATATACGTACGCGTTATCAATAAtcgatcttcttctttctgcacACTAGAATTTCATGGTTACCCAACAAGCAACATCTAAGATTAATTGCATTACTTATTTAAACTTTGGGAGAAGTTTGATTGTTTCCGAAAAGCTCTTTGCTTCAGATTTATTCTGGAATATGCCTTATTTAGGGAAAACGCggtaaataaatttcttacCTTACTTGCTTTTGCGTTACTTTTTCTCcgtattcttttcttgaataacctaaatataattttacgctttattattttgcaAGTATATGAAAGAATAACTGGTTGAGGTCAAATATAACAAAGTAATGCTTATTAGGTATATTACTTTTAGAATCAccaaaatacaaaaaaaattggaagcAAAAGTTCAAGCAAATTAAGAGTATAACAGCATGTTCATTGTTGAGGTAATCAGTAAAATTAGGCGACTTCTCCAGATTTCTATTATGCTACTTTatatcaaagaaagaaagaaagaaggtaggggggggggaaaaaaaaaaaaattaaattggTGCATTCTATTATAATGCATTAATTGGGCCCATTGAACTCTTTTATACACATGAACATGCTGGTTTTTCATGGTTTATTTTAAAGCTGCATTGTTATCATGCTTTTTACTCTTATTCAAATCAGGAGCTAACAATTTACTTGAAGCACCGGCctgattctttttttgcaccTTGCACTCAAGGAAGTATAGTCTAAGGAAACATTACCGATTGAGAGATCTGCAAGACTGAATCAAACTACTAGGCACCTTGACGACGATCGCAAAGATCGCACACTCTCACTAAAATGCCCACAAATCACAAAAGATTTGAATTGTCCATCTTAGGATGCTCCGGGGGACCCATCTCAAGCAGAACTTGtgcatatttattaaaacCGGCCAACATCTCTTACAGTGAAATTATTCTTTCAGTTGCCGAAGAAAGAGGTGCGAGAAAACCACTTCTCGCGATTGATGCTGGAGCAGGTCTCACAGCGATATCAGAACTTGTACTAGAGGGGGATAGCAAAAATCCGAAGGACAATTTCATAATCTCAATTTATGATGACCATCAATCACAGTACGAGGAATTCAACTTTTATCAGAACACGGGAAATCTAGAAGTTAGTCATCCATTTGCTTGCGTTGGATCCAAATCAAGTGTTTCGCTAGCTCCTCTAGAAGCATCTTGGAAAATCATTAATTCAATTACAGCATATCTTATAACACATCCCCATTTGGATCATCTCTCTGGGCTTGTCATCAATTCGCCATCATTTAAAGATTCGAAAGATGTTTATGGACTTCCACAAACAATGAATACGATTCGCAGTTCACTATTTAACGGTCACGTCTGGCCTGATTTAATTAGTGAAGGGTTGATAAACCTTCATGAGATATCTCCATATATTGATGAGCACTCCATGTGCGATTTTTACAACGTTGAATGCTTTCCTGTAGCGCATGGAGACATCCAAAACGGTAGGTTTTTAAGTTCTGCATTCCTTATAACCGATAAATTAACGCAAGACagtataataatatttggaGATTTGGAAAGTGATTACTCTTCGTCTAAAGACTACAACAGGAAGATATGGGAATTAATATCACCACTGGTATTGAAGGATAAACTTAATACAATAATAATTGAATGCTCTACTATCGACAAGCCACCTCCTTTATATGGTCATATGACCCCAACATCTCTTATAAGAGAGCTTCTTGCTTTACGAAAGTATTgctttgataaaaaatttctcCAAAAAACAATTTCACATTCAGCCGAATCTGTTGTATACATACAATCAGAATTTCAGCCGTTGAAAGCGATGAATGTCATTGTCACTCACGTAAAAGAGGTACCAGCGGCTGTTAATCCGAGAACACTTATTTTCAGGCAATTGAACGATCTCAACTGCAAATATGCTTTGGGAATCAACTTTACTATAGCCCTCCCCGGCTTAAGTTATATTCTATAACTTTGAATCCTAAGTTTGGGATCGCAGTTCTATTGTAgcaacatcaacatcatgTTATACAATGCCATCTTAGTACATTATACAATTTATACCATATTGTGCCAAACTTACCAATCATACATATCCAACGTCTAATACATTACTGCTTGTTAATATATTCGATCTCTTATTTCTTTACTCTCGCCAATGGGTGTAGATATTACAGCATTATTGTTGTTCCAATCCATAGCCCTTGATATCTTTTGCGAAATTCCAATTCATTCCATCACATTGAAGGCCATACTGgaattcaatttttttggtagACTTGTTGAGAACGCACATGTCAAACTTATTCCACGATCTTGCATCTCTGTAGAAAAGTATTCTCATACATTCTTTAATAAGTTTTATggcactttttttatcaagaTTTTTCACATCATCCTCGGAATCAACCTTCTGTCTAAGTAATGGAACTCCCATGTAAGATCCAAAACCGGTTGCTATACAAGGTGAGGAGTATGAGACACCCAAAAGATTAACATACTTTAAAACAGTTTCCCCCTTCTCATCAAAACCGGCCACAACACAAGCATTCCAAAGTGGATTCATTTTAGATCTTCTGTTATAAAACACCCTTCTAAGATACTCATGAACATGCGATGCCTTGAGATTATCTTGCTCCATATCATAACCATCCTCGATCTCTAGCTCATCCaaaatctttttcaaatactgGAAATCGCTGATATCCCCAGACACACCGACCACAGTAGAGCCTCCAACTTGAACCATTCTTTCCATATTATCAAATCGCAATAGAGAACCATATGATCCTAGTTTGTCGGTTGCcataacaataccatcaTTGAATTTCACTGCAATAACAGATGCACCCGTAACCATTGGCGACTGTGTGTGCATTTGGGGAAATTCATTTATctcattctttttgcaaGGCTTTGCCGCATTTGTGGCATTGGCGATTTCAAAGTCATACGGACCATACTCATTATCAGAAGGTCTACCCCAGTGCAAAGGATCGTGATTCATTGTTAAGAATCAAAAACACgtaaaattcaaatataaGATGCTGAAAATAACAAATGATTTAACAATTCACTGTAATCACAAGCAAAGACACATCAGACCTTATGGCGTTTATGTTTACAGAGTACAGCATATAGAATAGCGCTTACCGAATAGTACGCacactttctttttcatcctttttttttgtggcGAAAGCCGCCTTCCGaggataaaaatataattaataTTTGATGTAAGGAAGTGTACGATTATCATCCgattatcatttttccGTTGCTCCGGGCTCGGTGTCGTACGTACTGAGTCAGGCTGCCGCGATCGGAAAACCCTCACAAATTAAAATGTAAGATAGTGAATACTAAGTTTGTAAGTCATGTATATTATTCTTATACAGTCCACTTCTCTTCGGTTAAAACCTCTTTTCAGCTTGTAATAAGTACTATACATAATTGTATTGAATACtttgaattgaaaaatgaaggcAACGTTAGGAGCATTAACAAAATACCACCCAATGATAAAGTTCATTGGTGGTCCACATCCAATACCCAGTAAGTTCAAGATAACGTTCAATATGATcgaaaatttcaatttataCTAACACCtatacaaaaattaaacttTAGGAAATGTGACCTCTACAGTTCATCCATGTGCACCTGGAAACTTACTACCATCCACTGCTTCTGCAACACCTATTAATCAATATTCAAActttggaatatttcaGTCAAGAAATAGTCTTTCCAAGAGATTTAGATATCACCAGATCGACAATCTTGAAATAGCAGATATTGACAGTGGTGGAGCAGCA is a window encoding:
- a CDS encoding uncharacterized protein (BUSCO:EOG092620FM), giving the protein MPTNHKRFELSILGCSGGPISSRTCAYLLKPANISYSEIILSVAEERGARKPLLAIDAGAGLTAISELVLEGDSKNPKDNFIISIYDDHQSQYEEFNFYQNTGNLEVSHPFACVGSKSSVSLAPLEASWKIINSITAYLITHPHLDHLSGLVINSPSFKDSKDVYGLPQTMNTIRSSLFNGHVWPDLISEGLINLHEISPYIDEHSMCDFYNVECFPVAHGDIQNGRFLSSAFLITDKLTQDSIIIFGDLESDYSSSKDYNRKIWELISPLVLKDKLNTIIIECSTIDKPPPLYGHMTPTSLIRELLALRKYCFDKKFLQKTISHSAESVVYIQSEFQPLKAMNVIVTHVKEVPAAVNPRTLIFRQLNDLNCKYALGINFTIALPGLSYIL
- a CDS encoding uncharacterized protein (MEROPS:MER0001711~BUSCO:EOG09263XZN) is translated as MNHDPLHWGRPSDNEYGPYDFEIANATNAAKPCKKNEINEFPQMHTQSPMVTGASVIAVKFNDGIVMATDKLGSYGSLLRFDNMERMVQVGGSTVVGVSGDISDFQYLKKILDELEIEDGYDMEQDNLKASHVHEYLRRVFYNRRSKMNPLWNACVVAGFDEKGETVLKYVNLLGVSYSSPCIATGFGSYMGVPLLRQKVDSEDDVKNLDKKSAIKLIKECMRILFYRDARSWNKFDMCVLNKSTKKIEFQYGLQCDGMNWNFAKDIKGYGLEQQ